The following proteins are co-located in the Polymorphospora rubra genome:
- a CDS encoding GntR family transcriptional regulator, giving the protein MPPIPRYRQIADELRQRIKSGTLPAGAALPTEVELMEQWGVARGTVREAIALLRAEGLISTARHRGSHVRPRWPVRRLGMDRYKVETRQRDGGESEPATSFTADQRIGWSDYTMDKDYSEVGADEQLAGLLRVDVGTPLLRRHFVFRSYGVPQQISTSYLLLEMVGGTPVADPDREPWPGGNIAQLATLGVQVSRIREQIRTRMPTTEEARILGLGDAVPVLTITRTMLSGERPVEAAVDIVLPGDRVELDYTIDL; this is encoded by the coding sequence ATGCCGCCGATCCCCCGCTACCGCCAGATCGCCGATGAGCTGCGCCAGCGCATCAAGTCCGGCACTCTGCCGGCTGGTGCCGCCCTGCCCACGGAGGTCGAGCTGATGGAGCAGTGGGGGGTGGCCCGCGGTACGGTCCGCGAGGCAATCGCCCTGCTCCGCGCGGAGGGGTTGATCAGCACCGCCCGGCATCGGGGCTCGCACGTGCGCCCGCGTTGGCCGGTGCGCCGGCTTGGGATGGACCGGTACAAGGTCGAGACCCGGCAGCGGGACGGCGGCGAGTCGGAGCCGGCGACGTCGTTCACCGCCGACCAGCGGATCGGCTGGTCGGACTACACGATGGACAAGGACTACAGCGAGGTCGGTGCCGACGAGCAGCTGGCCGGCCTGCTTCGGGTCGACGTCGGCACGCCGCTGCTCCGCCGCCACTTCGTGTTCCGCTCGTACGGTGTACCGCAGCAGATCTCGACCTCGTACCTGCTGCTGGAGATGGTCGGCGGCACGCCGGTCGCCGATCCGGATCGGGAGCCGTGGCCGGGCGGGAACATCGCCCAGCTCGCCACGCTGGGCGTGCAGGTCTCGCGGATCCGGGAGCAAATTCGGACCCGGATGCCGACGACCGAGGAGGCTCGGATCCTGGGCCTCGGCGACGCCGTACCGGTGCTGACGATCACGCGAACGATGCTGTCCGGCGAGCGGCCGGTGGAGGCTGCGGTCGACATCGTGCTGCCCGGCGACCGGGTCGAGCTGGACTACACGATCGACCTGTAG
- a CDS encoding winged helix-turn-helix domain-containing protein, with protein MADHLRGRIAAGDWPAGALISPTLRLMDEYGVGAATVRRAVRALQADGLVDYQHGIGIRVREPGTLRQVPVPRGCRTRARMPTAEERAEFGLADGVPVLVVMAGDLVKGVYPSDQVELVSR; from the coding sequence GTGGCGGACCACCTGCGCGGCCGAATCGCGGCTGGGGACTGGCCGGCTGGCGCGCTCATCTCGCCGACGCTGAGGTTGATGGATGAGTACGGTGTCGGTGCCGCCACGGTTCGCCGCGCTGTTCGGGCGTTGCAGGCGGACGGACTGGTCGACTACCAGCACGGGATCGGGATCAGGGTGCGGGAGCCGGGCACGCTGCGGCAGGTGCCGGTACCTCGCGGGTGCCGCACCAGGGCCCGCATGCCCACGGCCGAGGAACGCGCCGAGTTCGGGCTTGCCGACGGTGTGCCGGTGCTGGTCGTGATGGCCGGGGACCTGGTGAAAGGCGTGTATCCCTCGGACCAGGTCGAGCTGGTTTCACGCTGA
- a CDS encoding L,D-transpeptidase, whose protein sequence is MGRVWRFVAVLAVVAPLALTGCAGGDDKPRFGSAPSDPATSSAPPEPFEFSVTPAADTKNLPISTEVGTLVKGGTVTSVALTETGGTKPIEGALRDDQSSWVPASPLKYSKSYTATVTATSAAGQAETKTTTFTTMAKSGSTTGTGLYLFDDREYGVAMPVVVEFHPGVKKEDRAGVQQRMFVKTDPPQPGAWHWVENGTQVFYRAPEFWQPGTTLTVRIAVGGHPTAKGRYGDMDRKATAKIGEKLVMEVDNATKQMSVFKNDQLVKTMPVSLGKQKTPSSSGTMIVMEKKEETVFDTFAELGPEEGYRTDIQYAQRLTWGGEYIHAAPWSVADQGQRNVSHGCVNVSVDNARWLFQQTKIGDPITVKGTERKLQAGNGWTAWDLTWPEFVKGSALPVPADLGPATAEPGVTPTVAAG, encoded by the coding sequence ATGGGCAGGGTTTGGCGCTTCGTGGCCGTACTGGCGGTGGTCGCCCCGTTGGCGCTGACCGGGTGTGCCGGCGGCGACGACAAGCCGCGCTTCGGCAGCGCTCCGTCCGACCCGGCGACCAGTTCCGCTCCTCCCGAGCCGTTCGAGTTCTCGGTGACGCCGGCCGCGGACACCAAGAACCTGCCGATCAGCACCGAGGTCGGCACCCTGGTCAAGGGTGGGACGGTGACCTCGGTCGCGTTGACCGAGACGGGCGGCACGAAGCCGATCGAGGGCGCGCTGCGTGACGACCAGTCGTCGTGGGTGCCGGCGAGCCCGTTGAAGTACTCGAAGTCCTACACGGCGACGGTCACGGCGACGAGCGCGGCCGGGCAGGCGGAGACGAAGACGACGACGTTCACGACGATGGCGAAGTCGGGTTCGACGACGGGTACGGGTCTCTACCTGTTCGACGACCGCGAGTACGGCGTGGCGATGCCGGTGGTGGTCGAGTTCCACCCGGGGGTGAAGAAGGAGGACCGGGCGGGGGTGCAGCAGCGGATGTTCGTGAAGACGGATCCGCCGCAGCCGGGTGCCTGGCACTGGGTGGAGAACGGGACGCAGGTGTTCTACCGGGCGCCGGAGTTCTGGCAGCCGGGCACGACGCTGACGGTCCGGATCGCGGTCGGCGGGCATCCGACGGCCAAGGGCCGGTACGGCGACATGGACCGCAAGGCGACGGCGAAGATCGGCGAGAAGCTGGTGATGGAGGTCGACAACGCCACGAAGCAGATGTCGGTCTTCAAGAACGACCAGTTGGTGAAGACGATGCCGGTCAGCCTGGGTAAGCAGAAGACGCCGTCCTCCAGCGGCACCATGATCGTGATGGAGAAGAAGGAGGAGACGGTCTTCGACACGTTCGCCGAACTGGGGCCGGAGGAGGGTTACCGGACCGATATCCAGTACGCGCAGCGGCTGACCTGGGGTGGCGAGTACATCCACGCGGCGCCGTGGTCGGTGGCCGACCAGGGACAACGCAACGTGTCGCACGGGTGCGTGAACGTGTCGGTCGACAACGCCCGGTGGCTGTTCCAGCAGACCAAGATCGGCGATCCGATCACGGTGAAGGGCACCGAGCGCAAGCTCCAGGCCGGTAACGGCTGGACGGCGTGGGACCTGACCTGGCCGGAGTTCGTCAAGGGCAGCGCGCTGCCGGTGCCGGCCGATCTGGGTCCGGCGACGGCGGAGCCGGGTGTCACGCCGACGGTGGCCGCAGGCTAA
- the orn gene encoding oligoribonuclease yields MRDLLVWIDCEMTGLDLGGDALIEVAALVTDPDLTVLGEGVDVVIHADDVVLDAMPEIVRTMHEKSGLTEEVRRSAVSLAEAEDMVLDYVRTYVKEPRTAPLCGNSIATDRGFLARDMPRLDGYLHYRMIDVSSIKELCRRWYPRVYFGQPPKGLAHRALADIRESIRELEYYRRTLFVPLPGPDVETAKAIAAEL; encoded by the coding sequence GTGCGTGATCTTCTTGTCTGGATCGACTGTGAGATGACCGGGCTCGATCTCGGCGGGGATGCGTTGATCGAGGTCGCTGCCCTGGTGACGGACCCCGACCTCACGGTCCTCGGCGAAGGCGTCGACGTGGTGATCCACGCCGACGACGTGGTGCTCGACGCGATGCCGGAGATCGTCCGGACGATGCACGAGAAGTCCGGCCTCACCGAGGAGGTACGCCGCTCCGCGGTGAGCCTCGCCGAGGCCGAGGACATGGTGCTCGACTACGTCCGGACGTACGTCAAGGAACCCCGGACCGCGCCCCTGTGCGGCAACTCGATCGCCACCGACCGGGGTTTCCTGGCCCGCGACATGCCCCGCCTCGACGGCTACCTGCACTACCGGATGATCGACGTCTCGTCGATCAAGGAGCTGTGCCGGCGCTGGTATCCCCGGGTCTATTTCGGCCAGCCGCCGAAGGGACTCGCCCACCGGGCGCTCGCCGACATCCGGGAGAGCATCCGTGAGCTGGAGTACTACCGGCGCACCCTGTTCGTTCCGCTGCCCGGCCCCGACGTCGAGACCGCCAAGGCCATCGCCGCCGAACTCTGA
- a CDS encoding glycosyltransferase 87 family protein translates to MAAAPPTAPIRVDDTAGGGRTVRRIAAVAAVTAAVAAFLAWYGNRHDFFDLRIYMSAMRWWNEGNPLYDYRQPDPVQGELYFTYPPFTALLLRPFAALPLGATFAVFSILTLVAVAVTTWWLVGPATDRRDLPRWFAAGLAVPLVLAIEPSRETLAFGQINMLLIVLILADLLFAVPRNSRWAGVGVGLATALKLFPGIFIVFLLVTRRWRAALVASVTAAVATLLSAAVTPGDSWRFWTHELWATDRVGRLDYTANQSLLGMLSRFTAPEAANRVLWIVLVLAVTGFGLWRAARAVSAGVDPIAGLTLAGLVGALISPITWSHHLFWLVPAMIVLVDAALPVPGGGGGTRWRPGYLVAAGGVFAASVYGVVSFPLWNNDPVPTGSVGEFLLRNLFVLISLLLLAGLPVRRHGGALGW, encoded by the coding sequence GTGGCAGCCGCACCACCCACCGCCCCGATCAGGGTCGACGACACCGCCGGCGGTGGCCGGACGGTCCGCCGGATCGCGGCCGTCGCCGCCGTCACGGCCGCGGTCGCCGCGTTCCTCGCCTGGTACGGCAACCGCCACGACTTCTTCGATCTGCGGATCTACATGTCGGCGATGCGGTGGTGGAACGAGGGGAACCCGCTCTACGACTACCGGCAGCCGGATCCGGTGCAGGGCGAACTGTATTTCACGTATCCGCCGTTCACGGCGCTGCTGCTGCGGCCGTTCGCGGCCCTGCCGCTCGGCGCGACCTTCGCGGTCTTCTCGATACTGACCCTGGTGGCGGTCGCGGTCACCACCTGGTGGCTGGTCGGGCCGGCGACCGACCGGCGGGACCTGCCGCGCTGGTTCGCCGCCGGGCTCGCCGTGCCGCTGGTGCTGGCGATCGAGCCGAGCCGGGAGACGCTGGCGTTCGGGCAGATCAACATGCTGCTGATCGTGCTGATCCTGGCCGACCTGCTGTTCGCCGTACCGCGCAATTCGCGGTGGGCCGGGGTCGGTGTCGGGCTGGCGACCGCGCTCAAGCTGTTTCCGGGGATCTTCATCGTCTTCCTGCTGGTCACCCGGCGGTGGCGGGCGGCACTGGTGGCCAGCGTCACGGCGGCCGTGGCGACCCTGCTGTCGGCCGCGGTCACGCCCGGCGACTCGTGGCGGTTCTGGACGCACGAACTGTGGGCCACCGACCGGGTCGGCCGGCTCGACTACACCGCCAACCAGTCGCTGCTGGGCATGCTCAGCCGGTTCACCGCCCCCGAGGCGGCCAACCGGGTTCTCTGGATCGTCCTGGTGCTCGCGGTGACCGGGTTCGGGCTGTGGCGGGCGGCGCGGGCGGTGTCGGCGGGGGTGGACCCGATCGCCGGCCTGACGCTGGCCGGGCTGGTCGGTGCGCTGATCAGCCCGATCACCTGGTCGCACCACCTGTTCTGGCTGGTGCCGGCGATGATCGTGCTGGTCGACGCGGCGCTGCCGGTGCCCGGCGGCGGCGGGGGGACGCGGTGGCGGCCGGGTTACCTGGTGGCGGCCGGCGGCGTCTTCGCCGCGTCGGTGTACGGCGTGGTGTCCTTCCCGCTGTGGAACAACGATCCGGTGCCGACGGGTTCGGTCGGCGAGTTCCTGCTGCGGAACCTGTTCGTCCTGATCTCGTTGCTTCTGCTGGCCGGTCTGCCGGTACGCCGGCACGGCGGCGCGCTCGGCTGGTAG
- a CDS encoding YcnI family protein, giving the protein MIRLRRSVTAAAVLTLGAVLGAVLGVAAPASAHITVNPNEADQGGYARLAFRVPNESDEASTTKVEVFFPEDAPVASVTTMPVPGWTVAVEKRAVNPPLEMHGSQVTEAVAKITWTASSDDTGVQPGEFQEFPVSAGPLPEVDRMVFRALQTYSDGNVVRWIDPPAAAGGEEPASPAPVLTLAAASAEGAPTAGPSVEATPVAATGDGGGSNAWGIAGLVAGLAGLVLGGLAYARTRRPAAPPAA; this is encoded by the coding sequence ATGATCCGTCTTCGTCGCTCCGTGACCGCCGCGGCGGTCCTGACCCTGGGGGCGGTCCTCGGCGCCGTACTCGGGGTCGCCGCACCCGCCTCGGCGCACATCACCGTCAACCCGAACGAGGCCGACCAGGGCGGGTACGCCCGGCTGGCGTTCCGGGTGCCGAACGAGAGCGACGAGGCGTCGACCACCAAGGTGGAGGTGTTCTTCCCCGAGGACGCCCCGGTGGCGTCGGTGACGACGATGCCGGTGCCGGGGTGGACGGTCGCGGTGGAGAAGCGGGCCGTCAACCCGCCGCTGGAGATGCACGGCAGCCAGGTGACGGAGGCCGTCGCGAAGATCACCTGGACGGCGTCGTCGGACGACACGGGCGTCCAGCCGGGCGAGTTCCAGGAGTTCCCGGTCTCCGCCGGTCCGCTGCCGGAGGTCGACCGGATGGTGTTCCGGGCGCTGCAGACGTACTCCGACGGCAACGTGGTCCGCTGGATCGACCCGCCGGCGGCGGCCGGTGGTGAGGAGCCGGCCAGCCCGGCGCCGGTGCTGACGTTGGCGGCGGCGTCGGCCGAGGGCGCCCCGACGGCCGGTCCGAGCGTCGAGGCGACGCCGGTCGCGGCCACCGGCGACGGCGGCGGGTCGAACGCGTGGGGCATCGCCGGTCTGGTCGCCGGGCTCGCCGGCCTGGTTCTCGGCGGGCTCGCGTACGCCCGCACCCGCCGGCCGGCCGCGCCGCCGGCCGCCTGA
- a CDS encoding copper resistance CopC/CopD family protein, whose amino-acid sequence MLVAALATLLVPATPAYAHAVLSSTSPVADTVVPTAPAEVVLTFSESVRKVTDKIRVIGPDGNRVDRGEPTFNGSVVTIPVDQGGPRGTYLVSYRVISADSHPVSGAFTYSVGNPSEPPTDDGSDRADPVVAAAIPVAKYLGYTGLLLVVGPVLVLMLLWPQRLSRTGPARLVWTGAGLITVSTLAAIWLQVPYTNGGGIFEGSGAALGDVLGSLYGTVHLVRLGILLAAAFLLWPLLHGDGRATRSDQVLLGILGGAALLTWPLAGHAAAALVPAVSVVVDAVHLAAMAVWLGGLVMLVAFLLRQADDRELAAILPVWSRWATFAVCALLLAGVVQALLEVGTPQALFSTRYGQLIIAKVVLFAVVLAVAAFARKLVRSRTAPEEPGRMRKAVWLELGIAAVILAVSAVLVQTTPARTAVAGGRDGGVEYFTTTATSSIYSLQIQMDPAARGNNTVHMYAYTLDNRPLPVVEWRATIALPDQGVEPIDIALLSLTDNHAFGDIRLPAAGDWQMRVTVRISEIDQDTVTVTVPVT is encoded by the coding sequence GTGCTGGTCGCAGCCCTCGCCACGCTGCTCGTCCCGGCCACCCCCGCGTACGCCCACGCCGTGCTCAGCAGCACCAGCCCGGTCGCCGACACGGTGGTGCCGACCGCCCCGGCCGAGGTGGTGCTCACCTTCAGCGAGTCGGTCCGCAAGGTCACCGACAAGATCCGGGTGATCGGCCCGGACGGGAACCGGGTCGACCGGGGCGAGCCGACGTTCAACGGCTCGGTGGTGACGATCCCGGTCGACCAGGGCGGGCCGCGCGGCACCTACCTGGTCAGCTACCGGGTGATCTCCGCCGACAGCCACCCGGTCAGCGGCGCCTTCACGTACTCGGTCGGCAACCCGTCGGAGCCGCCGACCGACGACGGCAGTGACCGTGCCGACCCGGTCGTCGCGGCCGCGATCCCGGTCGCCAAGTACCTCGGGTACACCGGACTGCTGCTGGTCGTCGGCCCGGTGCTGGTGCTGATGCTGCTGTGGCCGCAGCGGCTGTCCCGGACGGGGCCGGCCCGGCTGGTCTGGACCGGCGCCGGCCTGATCACCGTGTCGACGCTGGCGGCGATCTGGTTGCAGGTGCCGTACACCAACGGCGGCGGGATCTTCGAGGGCAGCGGCGCCGCGTTGGGCGACGTCCTCGGCAGCCTGTACGGCACCGTTCACCTGGTCCGGCTCGGCATCCTGCTCGCGGCGGCGTTCCTGCTGTGGCCGCTGCTGCACGGCGACGGCCGGGCCACCCGCAGCGACCAGGTGCTGCTCGGCATCCTCGGCGGGGCCGCGCTGCTGACCTGGCCGCTGGCCGGGCACGCCGCGGCCGCCCTGGTCCCGGCGGTGTCGGTGGTGGTCGACGCGGTGCACCTGGCCGCGATGGCGGTGTGGCTGGGCGGCCTGGTGATGCTGGTGGCGTTCCTGCTGCGGCAGGCCGACGACCGGGAACTGGCCGCGATCCTGCCGGTGTGGTCGCGGTGGGCGACGTTCGCGGTCTGTGCGCTGCTGCTCGCCGGTGTGGTGCAGGCACTGCTGGAGGTCGGCACCCCGCAGGCCCTGTTCAGCACCAGGTACGGCCAGTTGATCATCGCCAAGGTGGTGCTGTTCGCGGTGGTGCTCGCGGTCGCGGCGTTCGCCCGCAAGCTGGTCCGGAGCCGGACCGCGCCGGAGGAGCCCGGCCGGATGCGCAAGGCGGTGTGGCTCGAACTCGGCATCGCCGCGGTCATCCTGGCGGTCAGCGCGGTGCTGGTGCAGACGACGCCGGCCCGTACGGCGGTCGCCGGTGGCCGGGACGGCGGCGTCGAGTACTTCACGACCACCGCGACCAGTTCGATCTACTCGTTGCAGATCCAGATGGACCCGGCCGCCCGGGGCAACAACACCGTGCACATGTACGCCTACACCCTCGACAACCGGCCGCTGCCGGTGGTGGAGTGGCGGGCCACGATCGCGCTGCCCGACCAGGGGGTGGAGCCGATCGACATCGCGCTGCTGAGCCTGACCGACAACCACGCCTTCGGCGACATCCGGCTGCCGGCGGCCGGTGACTGGCAGATGCGCGTCACGGTCCGGATATCCGAGATCGACCAGGACACGGTGACCGTCACCGTGCCCGTCACGTAG
- a CDS encoding MauE/DoxX family redox-associated membrane protein, with protein sequence MTVNSVGESRRSAVLPWIGTAVRLGLAAVWLLAGATKVGDLAASGRAVAAYEVMPYDVAKIVGAALPFVEIALGVLLLLGVATRLAAAVSAALLVVFVAGITSAWVRGLSIDCGCFGTGGQLAPGQTPSYGPELLRDLGFLALAGFLLVRPHTRISVDAIGGHHPKEEQ encoded by the coding sequence GTGACCGTGAACAGCGTGGGCGAGAGCCGCCGATCCGCGGTCCTGCCCTGGATCGGCACCGCCGTACGGCTCGGGCTGGCCGCCGTGTGGCTGCTGGCCGGCGCCACCAAGGTCGGCGACCTGGCCGCGTCCGGCCGCGCCGTCGCCGCGTACGAGGTCATGCCGTACGACGTCGCGAAGATCGTCGGCGCCGCGCTGCCGTTCGTGGAGATCGCGCTCGGCGTACTACTCCTCCTCGGGGTGGCCACCCGGCTGGCCGCCGCCGTCTCCGCGGCGCTGCTCGTCGTCTTCGTCGCCGGCATCACGTCCGCGTGGGTCCGCGGCCTGTCCATCGACTGCGGCTGCTTCGGCACCGGCGGCCAACTCGCCCCCGGACAGACCCCCAGCTACGGCCCGGAACTGCTGCGCGACCTCGGATTCCTCGCCCTCGCCGGCTTCCTGCTGGTCAGACCGCACACCCGGATCTCAGTCGACGCCATCGGCGGGCACCACCCCAAGGAGGAGCAGTGA
- a CDS encoding DsbA family protein, with protein sequence MSSRAGQKRAAKVVRQQMARERRRQRTLWTSVVAVAALVVAGMIGWGVFASQRADEYHAPTGATADGSGIAVGTGPVTVDVYEDFMCPACRQFETQFGPVLDQLVADGRVRVVHHPVAYLDRASTTDYSSRSSAAAGCAADGGRYGEYSSALFERQPPEGGAGLSTDELIRIGGGVGLDEDTFGTCIRDGRFRTWTAHVTDLASERGVRGTPTVFVDGQPVQNNAEAIRTAIDAAGQ encoded by the coding sequence GTGAGCAGCAGAGCCGGACAGAAACGGGCGGCGAAGGTGGTCCGCCAGCAGATGGCCCGGGAACGGCGCCGCCAGCGCACCCTGTGGACGTCGGTCGTCGCGGTCGCCGCCCTGGTCGTCGCCGGCATGATCGGCTGGGGTGTGTTCGCCAGCCAGCGGGCCGACGAATACCACGCCCCGACCGGCGCCACCGCCGACGGCAGCGGCATCGCCGTCGGCACCGGTCCGGTCACCGTCGACGTCTACGAGGACTTCATGTGCCCCGCCTGCCGGCAGTTCGAGACACAGTTCGGCCCCGTTCTGGACCAGCTCGTCGCCGACGGCCGGGTCCGGGTCGTCCACCACCCGGTCGCCTACCTCGACCGCGCCTCCACCACCGACTACTCGAGCCGGTCGTCGGCCGCGGCCGGCTGCGCCGCCGACGGCGGCCGGTACGGCGAGTACTCGTCGGCGCTGTTCGAACGGCAGCCGCCCGAGGGCGGGGCCGGGCTCAGCACCGACGAACTGATCCGCATCGGCGGCGGCGTCGGCCTCGACGAGGACACGTTCGGCACCTGCATACGCGACGGTAGGTTCAGGACGTGGACGGCACACGTCACCGATCTCGCCAGCGAACGCGGCGTCCGCGGCACCCCGACCGTCTTCGTCGACGGCCAGCCGGTGCAGAACAACGCGGAGGCGATCCGGACGGCCATCGACGCGGCCGGACAATAG
- a CDS encoding energy-coupling factor ABC transporter ATP-binding protein, with the protein MSGPVSLEVRGLRYAYPDGQVALRGVDLRVPRGARVALLGPNGAGKTTLVLHLNGVLHEGAGTVTVGGLVVARDRATLAEIRRRVGIVFQDPDDQLFLPTVAEDVAFGPANLGLRGAELAARVDEALTAVGMSAHRDRAPHHLSYGQRRRVAVATVLAMRPEILVLDEPSSNLDPASRRELAEILRALPVTLLLVTHDLPYAMELCSRSVILDAGRVVADGATVDLLADAELLARHRLELPYGFDPALAAAQLAARRPTARPAPAQEAPA; encoded by the coding sequence GTGAGCGGGCCGGTGTCCCTGGAGGTGCGTGGCCTGCGTTACGCGTACCCGGACGGTCAGGTCGCGTTGCGCGGCGTCGACCTGCGGGTGCCGCGCGGGGCCCGGGTCGCGCTGCTGGGGCCGAACGGTGCCGGCAAGACCACGCTGGTGCTGCACCTGAACGGGGTGCTGCACGAAGGCGCCGGCACGGTCACGGTCGGCGGTCTGGTCGTCGCGCGTGACCGGGCGACCCTGGCCGAGATCCGGCGCCGGGTCGGCATCGTCTTCCAGGATCCGGACGACCAGCTGTTCCTGCCGACGGTCGCCGAGGACGTCGCGTTCGGCCCGGCCAACCTGGGGCTGCGCGGGGCGGAACTCGCGGCCCGGGTCGACGAGGCGTTGACCGCCGTCGGGATGTCGGCGCACCGGGACCGGGCCCCGCACCACCTGTCGTACGGGCAGCGCCGGCGGGTGGCGGTCGCGACGGTGCTGGCGATGCGGCCGGAGATCCTGGTGCTGGACGAGCCGTCGTCGAACCTCGATCCGGCGTCCCGGCGGGAGCTGGCCGAGATCCTGCGCGCGCTGCCGGTGACGCTGCTGTTGGTGACGCACGATCTGCCGTACGCGATGGAGTTGTGCTCGCGGTCGGTGATCCTGGACGCGGGGCGGGTGGTGGCCGACGGGGCGACGGTCGACCTGCTGGCCGATGCCGAGCTGCTGGCCCGGCACCGGCTGGAGTTGCCGTACGGCTTCGATCCGGCGCTGGCCGCGGCGCAGCTCGCCGCCCGGCGACCGACCGCCCGACCGGCACCGGCTCAGGAGGCGCCGGCGTAG
- a CDS encoding PDGLE domain-containing protein encodes MRRGSWFVLGGLLVTLLLAGVVSNFASGSPDGLDSASTKGCTLNADEEITGGSCMARNAKDHEWADSPLADYGLRGVDNAYLSTAVAGVTGVLLTFAVGGGLFWLVRGRRTADHG; translated from the coding sequence GTGAGGCGCGGAAGCTGGTTCGTCCTGGGTGGCCTGCTGGTCACCCTGCTGCTGGCCGGGGTGGTCAGCAACTTCGCCTCGGGTTCGCCCGACGGCCTGGATTCGGCGTCGACGAAGGGCTGCACCCTGAACGCCGACGAGGAGATCACCGGCGGCAGTTGCATGGCGCGCAACGCCAAGGATCACGAGTGGGCCGACAGCCCGTTGGCCGACTACGGGCTGCGGGGCGTCGACAACGCGTACCTGTCGACGGCGGTGGCCGGGGTGACCGGGGTGCTGCTCACCTTCGCCGTCGGTGGCGGGCTCTTCTGGCTGGTCCGTGGCCGTCGTACGGCGGATCACGGCTAG
- a CDS encoding energy-coupling factor ABC transporter permease, whose protein sequence is MDGLALHIGNGVLDAPVSIACAALAAAALVFCVIRGRRDLDDRLAPMAGLVAAFVFAVQMLNFPVLPGVSGHLLGGALAALLVGPWVGALCVAVVLVVQALVFADGGITALGPNIVNMALVGTAAAYGLIVLLLRVLPRTPAGLAATALLASVVSVVAAALGFVLQYALGGTTQLVDYGLGAVAATMTGTHLLIGVGEGIIAATTVVTVAKTRPDLVYALRGTRLTTTSTVGGAA, encoded by the coding sequence ATGGACGGTCTGGCTCTGCACATCGGCAACGGGGTGCTCGACGCCCCGGTTTCGATCGCCTGTGCCGCGCTCGCGGCGGCGGCACTGGTCTTCTGCGTGATACGTGGGCGGCGGGATCTCGACGACCGGCTGGCGCCGATGGCCGGCCTGGTGGCGGCGTTCGTCTTCGCGGTCCAGATGCTCAACTTCCCGGTGCTGCCCGGGGTGAGCGGGCACCTGCTCGGCGGGGCGCTGGCGGCGCTGCTGGTCGGCCCGTGGGTGGGTGCGCTGTGCGTCGCGGTGGTGCTCGTCGTGCAGGCGCTCGTCTTCGCCGACGGCGGGATCACCGCGCTCGGCCCGAACATCGTCAACATGGCGCTGGTCGGCACGGCGGCGGCGTACGGGCTGATCGTGCTTCTGCTGCGGGTGTTGCCGCGTACCCCGGCCGGGCTGGCGGCGACGGCGTTGCTCGCCTCGGTGGTCAGCGTGGTCGCGGCGGCGTTGGGTTTCGTGCTCCAGTACGCGCTCGGCGGTACGACGCAGCTCGTCGACTACGGGCTCGGGGCGGTCGCGGCGACGATGACCGGCACCCACCTGCTGATCGGTGTCGGTGAGGGGATCATCGCGGCGACGACGGTGGTCACCGTCGCGAAGACCCGGCCCGACCTGGTGTACGCCCTGCGGGGCACCCGGCTGACGACGACTTCGACGGTGGGAGGCGCGGCGTGA
- the bcp gene encoding thioredoxin-dependent thiol peroxidase, which yields MTAPARLAPGDPAPEFELPTDTGETLSLKELRGRKVVLYVYPSAMTPGCTKQACDFRDSLASLQAAGYEVVGLSPDKPAKLAKFRERDTLTFPLVSDPEKAVLTAYGAFGEKQLYGKTVTGVIRSTFVIDEDGKIEKALYNVKATGHVAKLRRDLGLD from the coding sequence ATGACCGCACCGGCCCGCCTCGCTCCCGGCGACCCCGCACCCGAGTTCGAACTGCCGACCGACACCGGCGAGACGCTGTCCCTGAAGGAGCTGCGCGGCCGCAAGGTGGTGCTGTACGTCTACCCCTCCGCGATGACGCCCGGCTGCACCAAGCAGGCCTGCGACTTCCGCGACTCGCTCGCGTCGCTGCAGGCCGCCGGATACGAGGTCGTCGGCCTCTCCCCCGACAAGCCGGCCAAGCTCGCCAAGTTCCGCGAACGCGACACGCTCACCTTCCCGCTGGTGTCCGACCCCGAGAAGGCGGTGCTGACCGCGTACGGCGCGTTCGGCGAGAAGCAGCTCTACGGCAAGACCGTCACCGGTGTGATCCGCTCGACGTTCGTCATCGACGAGGACGGAAAGATCGAGAAGGCGCTCTACAACGTCAAGGCCACCGGCCACGTCGCCAAGCTGCGCCGCGACCTCGGCCTGGACTGA